The genome window atgaatttatgcaagcagtgtttagggctcattttaactacttaaactGAAGtaatttcatcatgttttcatgttaaatcttgacctgtaaagtaactaaaggcaTCAGTTAGTAAggaaaaagtccaatatttgcctcaaaatgtagtggagtagaagtataaagttacataaaaatggaaatactcaagtaaagtacaagtatcttaACACTGCACgcaagtacagtatttgagtaaatgttacACTCCACCACTGGAACCTGATAACCAACATCCAGGTTATTAATTTTGCTCTATATTTGAAGAATGAACAATTATGTCAGTGTTTTGACTAGAACTCAAACTCTGGTCTCCTCACCATGATCTGAGGTGAACACCACCATGGTGCTGTCAGCCAGCTCCAGCTCATCAAGAGTGCTGAGCAGACGGCCGACTTGAGCGTCCATGTAAGAAACGGCAGCGTAATAGTGCTGACGGATACGCAGCTGGAAGACATGATGCACAACGCTGTTATAAGTGGATGTTTCAGGGAGCAGCAACATGAAACCAAGTGGTGAGAAGCAGCCAGTCATTACCTGGAAGTCTTTAGGAATGGGTCCATAGGGGAAGCTGATGTTGAGCTTCTGGACGTCGTCTCTCCTCCTCACATCGGCCCAGGGGTTGTAGGCCACGGGGGGGAGGAGCTCAGGGACACTGGGGTCAGGGGCCAGAGTCATTTGGTCTATGGGGTATAGACTCAGGTACTCCTGGAATATAAAAGCAACAGGTGTCCAAACAATGCAAAATATTTAACCAGATAGACAATACAAAATAGGGATGGGCGATAGGgtcctaaaagaatatcatgatattgagggtatttttgcaataacaataggcgtgtttccaccgagtactttttggaaagagagTGTTTtagctccgcccactagttagttcccctcagcctctgttcccatacaggtacttttgtagtggCTAACCAACACAGTTCCAATGTGACAACTGACCTAcgcagcaagcagtgttgccaactttaCCTGTGACGTTGTTgttatatttagcgactattcagacccctctagtgacttttttcaaaaaagcggcAAGAGACAAATCTTGCGACTTTCTCTGGTGTTATTAGACTTTTGGCGAATCATTCCtattcttcttaacgagtagagCCGTCCCAAAACACTCACaagtggcccagtcctcctgcagcagtctctcccagttgcagtcagagcaggagatgttaacccctcagcttCCAGTTTGCATCAGTCTGCACAGAATCACACATGCAAAGTCGCAGTCTCAACCGTGTTCCAATCAGCGTAAACTAGTCAGTAGCGGCCCTAAATactgcttgcataaatgcatcaataataataattcaataatatatttgcaatatataaaacaatctgagtgggttcattctgcataacaagtacttttacttttgatactttaagtacatttagatgctgatacttttgtacttttacttcagtaagttttgaatgcaggactttaaattgtagtgaagtaatttcacagtgtggtattagtacttttactgaagtaagatatctgaatacttcttcaaccACTGGCTTTAACACAAGAGATGACAGTTGGGAGGAAAGGGAACGTTTAAGGAAGAGGATGGTTTCTGAAATTTTGTTACAGTACTGGAGCCCTGATTCTACCTCATTAAATCAAGTTCAATATATCAGCTGGTTATTACCTCTTATTACCAAGATGTAGCATGAATCAGCACtaacctgctgctcttctgaCATCAATACCAGACCTGGTGATTACTTAGGAATTCCTTATGACCATTAACATGTGGGAAGTTACAGACCTATAAGACTCCAGATGTCTTTAGCTTCACAgtgcagttgtgtgtgtgttcagacaaTGAGGCAAATCACATGTAGCACACATCACATGCAGGCAGAGAGAGCTGGCCTGACCTTTTCCCTTTTCATCTCTCTGCTTACTCTTTGTATGAAACCTCTTCGGCATGCGGATATTCGTCTGCGTTCAGTCCGTATCCGCTCTCATTCATCTTCCACTTCATCATGCTCTCTTCCTCCTTCGTGCTGAATTGCATCTCCCATATATCTACATCAGTCCTCATTAAATTCACTTCACATACGGTACCTATATCTCTCCTTCGCTTTATTCtactacccccccccccccccacacacacacacacacacacagctccacaTCAAAACTAGCACCTTGATGTTTGGAACCTaattaaaacactgtaaattacaaaaaacaatgtttttgttatCTACTGGCTTAGAAGGTGTTTAATTCTCTGGGAACTTAATGTTTGCTCTCTCTATCACAGTTAGTTTTTATGCCACTTGTTTCTCACGCTCATCTCCACATGCTCTCTCCTCCGTGTTAAcaacatcatttattttcattctctGGCACCGTGTGCTCAGTCCCTGGtctcctaaaaaaaatcatggttcTCCAAGATTTTAAGTGCTTGTCGACGACAACACTGTCAAGCCAAAGCGCCTCTCACAGCAGGACAAAGACTTTCCACTCCACTAGCATAGGGACTGGGGGACTAAGTGGATTGTGCAAAGCATCCCAGTAAGTGAATGTCCGTCTTCATGGATGAGCATTACAGAAATTCCACCAGAAGAATAGATGCATCCAGTTACTGCCACGGAGAGTTGTGGTGTTCACAGACCTGTGGTGTTCAGTCTGTAGAGTTAGACTGACCGTTCAGCAGATATTAGCTTAATGCATATccattagggatgggaataatcaatcgatgatcgattaatggttgttaagaatttgtacgatcacgtggaatttttaatcgatctgtgtattttttaatttgatctctgactgtgtatcagaacaaactgaactgaaacatggccAATTGTTCAGTTCTGTAGCcatacgtcaataagccaatgagctgagaattaagttggataaagctacagttttcaaactgaaagatgcaataacaattataaaacacacagaaatacaacaggATTAATTTctgcaaaactagcttactgtatcaaaccttgctagcatgaattacttgcgtcctgagttcttcctgaacgtctacatgtgattttttttaagaaaaatgaaaaaatagctttgttagagcgatctaaaaaaactgttccatcttccctttttccgaaatctccctgcgtttttaatatgggagccaatgaggctgttggtggttttggtggcgaatctgtgcgtcgtacgcccaaactataactctgacagctttaccagaggattatgagtgagaagacaaattttcctacatttctaagtataaattatttctgtagagtggaatttgcagcctggagtgcagttttgaaatttattttttgacaattttttctctccctctacactctggcgatgatgtcacacactgtgacacgaacatttcgtgcaatacacacccattataatctcagaatttctccaaaaatgatcatggtcattgaacagggattgataaaaaactatgacctatcgaaacgtggattaatacaccaatacacaagacttgtgtctactgtttaaagtttaaatggagtctctaggtgaaattatgccggagaagtagacgtttaaaaatatccaattattgttctttttcgctcattttttgtcggccgtcccattcatttcaatgcaaaattttgggcagtttttcgcgacttatgtcgcgaaaaatttgtattctgtagagaaaagtaatagcacaccgatcccgatcaaactgcacgttttgatatataatttgtcctgcaactcttcaagttgtaggactagtagcgggacgaaattgcgcccggaagaggaagaagaagaaatccacagtataacagtagtgctcggtacgattgccccgaggccctaataagtgTGACAATTAGGGTTGGTGAAAATATCAATATGGGAATATTATTTCCTCTTGCAACACATTATTGATGGACATACTTTGGtgcacactacactacactctCACTTTATTGGGGGAACAAAGTGGTGGTGTGGtcttcatctgcttcaaggttggacatgttgtggtTTAGAGATGCTTTTCTTCATACTTTGATTGTAACAAGGTTATCGGAgttcctgttgaaccagtctccattctcctctgGCCTCAAGCATCAAgactcttttattttctcttgttGGACCGTTCTCTGTAAACTAGAGTAAACTAGAGTGGTTGttgtaaatggagtgcacttatatagcgattttatccaaagcgctttacactacgctcattcacccattcacacacacattcatactggtgttagaggctaccagggcacactggtgccacctgccaccattgggaattaattcacacacagatgaacgcagcatcgggagcaatttggggttagtatcttgctcaagaatACTTCCACATGTAGACTGCCATAGtcgggatcgaaccaccaactgagccacagctgcttTGAACCCCAGCAGCTCAACTTCACCATGTCTAagtgcattgagttgctgccatgtgattggctgattagatatttgcgttaacctcttaagaaataaaaacaacgtGTATGTTCGtgattcatttttagttttacaaaGACCAAATATTCTCAGACTGTTAAAGAGCATACATAAATGTCATGAGATGTGAGAACTCGTTCTAGTGTGGTTAGAACATTTTACAGGACAGAGGCTGTTGTGGCTTGAGAAAACCTCAAGTGACCCAAATACCTGCAACAAGCTGGCCACCGCATGTCTCTGATTGTCTCTTTTACAACTACTTCCTTTAAACACCCTCTCCAAATGTCTAGTCCAAAACAAATTTCCCAGATACTCAGagcaacaaccatgccacgtttaAAGTcccttaaatcacctttcttcctcattctgatgctcactttgaacagctcgtcttcaccatgtctacatgtctaaatgcatcgagttgctgccatgtgatcgGCCGATTAGATATCTGCATTAACTAGCAGTTGaataggtgtacctaataaagtgagTGTATTGTTGCAGTCTGGCTTTAGTCAGGAACTCATCAGTCAAGGTTCATGAGGGCTCTTCACAGCATCATCCAGTCATGCAGCTCCCATCAGACGTGCATGACCAACTGCTGGTCAGCAGCTGACTCACAGTAATCACTGCAAGTTTATCTGACCAGTGTCACTAAAtggttatacattttattgaggATTGCCAAAGTGTAGCACTTGGCATTTAAATGAGTGAATGGATCATCTTTAGAAGTGAGGCCGTTACTGCACACAAAAGTATCTTCACACAAACAGTGTGTGATCATGTGACAGGAGAAGGATTTACCATGCACAACACTGTGAAGAGCCAAGTAGATGAACAAATGACACTATTGACTGAACTGGTTTAAACTGCTGCTCAGATACCAGGGTTAActgcactatttttttaaatcaaactttGAACATTTAAGACCTTGACAGATACAGTAGGCTCTTTCCAGAGCAACATATCGCACACCAGTGCTTGCAGCTAAACACTGCACAAGTTAAGTCACTTTAGCTCCACACTGAAAACATTATCCAGAGGTTTGTATCTAATGTGAAACCCTCTGGCCAAGTGTCTTTATCTTCTAATCTacactgttttgtgttttctttaaccGTGCTGCTTTCATGAGGGCCGGAGAGCTCGACCAAAATacagataaacaaataaatcaagtgGAGAGATATTTGTCATGCAACTATTCATCTCTTCAAATCTTAAGGCCGAgcataattaaaaataagacTTTAGGAAATCTAATTGCAGTGCAGGAACTGGTGCATTTAAGGAGGACTCAAATGAATTCTATCAATATCTCAGAAACAGCTTGAATGAGAATGAAAAGCTTGTAGAATTTGGTAgtgatattgtttttgttgcCCAAATTACATAGTATATgctataatacattttatttttacgcGCCTTTCTTATCACTGAAGGTCACTGTAcagtaacaacaaaaaacaactgataaataaataattgaacaaTTTAGTGAACAGAATGGGgatgtttatgatatttacgTAATACACTTCACTATATTCTAGTCATGTGTCCTTTGGTCTAATAtttgtggttattttaaagATCACGTTGTCACTATGACATGTCTTGAAGTTTAAACCTCCTGAACCTCCTGTCACCTGCAGCTAATATATATTCAATGAAGATTTTCACaataagggtgtttccactacagcccaatacccggaatgaggcgggtctcactcgccgaaacgcccctaatttgaatacgagccgtccggagctttatccctgtagaagagcagggtcttttttctcccctgaaaacagcctggttactgattggatagatcgctaagcaggatgtgacgtagtactctacaggACAatacacgccatttgtaaaagccagcgaagcagtgttgccaacttagcaagtttgttgctatatttaggaacttttcagacccccttagcgactatttttcaaaaaagcaactggtggacacaccatgcaaggagcagtggacAGCACTTTACTGttcttaagaagagtaagaacgagtcgaaccggcactgtcctcctgcagcagtctctcccagctgcagagccggagggaatgttaaccccttagcctatcagcaatttgcagactggatgctaacagttagctctgtagcagtacagtgtgtatgtgctgctgctgcaggaggtgttcacttagtgatctctgtttgtttacaacaagcaccagacactctgtgcacagttagtgatgtcgTTAATTCAAGATcccaatgtttatgatcagcgaagacgctgtgcataaatagccatgctgctttgttttttgatCAGCTACtgactttgtgtacagttagcggcGGCGGCCACAGTTATGTCTCCCATGTTTAATCCGTCACGACGATCAAAAACCGtccgtcacctccagagtctctaaatccctctgggggcctttttgtagtggagacatgcagtgtgagcagacttttgagagggtgtagcctgagactttcctggtggccacttttccccctagtggaaacacgcctaataTAACTGTTGTTTTAACCCTGGTGTGTTTTACACTTCAAGAAGAGAAGAGGGGCACGTACCTGAGGAATCCTGAAGGGTATGTGTGGTTTGTGAAATCCCACAGCCAAAAAGAAAGGAGCATCATGGTTGGCCTGACTCTTCAGTAACCTCACAGCCTCGTCTGTGCTCTCCAGGTCGGGGAGGGTCCCCCCAGGCTGCTCCGTCACGTTCACTGCACACAGCAAGTTGGCGTGGAGCTCACCATCGTCTCCCTTACACATCTGGAAATGAGGGTTTTTAGACAAACTATTACAAGTCACATTTCTGCACAGTTCCTGCGGAGATGTCAGTTTCTATCTTCAGTTTCTGTTGGACGGTCTGGTGAACTGATGCCACATGGAGTTCACCCAGCTGTTTCTAAACAGACCTGAAAACTAAAGGATGAGTAGGTAGCTGCTTTCAGATTGGTTCAATAGGAGCAATAACTTCAAAGTTAATGGTCACCGTACATTCAGTAACaggacacacatttttttggagCACTAAAAGCAACATTACATAACTACTTTACCTAAGAATAAGAGATCCTAAATCATTACCATACACCGACTTGTTATACGGAGAAGGGTGCCTCTTTCATTCACATTCTGCACCCCCAAAGCCTTTTCCTGCACTGTGCAACTTTGGTGGGCGTGTAGGATTACATGTCAATGTCCAAATTTACAAAGTGACACCCacattctgctgagacaaatgctcacatgaaaaatattcactgagataactgcaggttgtttacacagagctgagaggagaggacaggagagtttgtaaaaatgcaaatagtttaatatgtacAGCAAGGCAGACATGAGAGATGTCTGCCTTATCTTGAATATAACTAACTAAGTCACTtcgcttgtggtgctcaaagggCCTCAAAAACTCATCTCAACAGCAAGATCTTtgtccagaaatcatgacctggttgctcaagataatccacagacctcgTGGTGAGCAGTTTCACACAGGAACTAGAGCCTGACCAATGATTTAACAGTTtagctgcattttgtgtcagcaaaattaaattcaatcaagaaatgttttgtcaaataagagaaaattctcagtctattcatctcccttcagcctttttatttctccacaatgagagtcaaacccacagactgaccaacaaagtattcagtcaaactgaactcaactgatatcaaacatgtatggacgacaacacctgcagcattttatcaaactttcaaaaacaacaaggttcactgctctgaatttttttgaatgaaacataaaaaagcctaactttgcagcgttatttaacttcccaacacgatatcctgacgcacattcagattccttagatcttctcgTTTCATATGATAGCAgtgtctccagtatattcctaaaagtgagcccgatACAGCCTCTTTCCCCCGCCTCTACTGTCCGATAAAAACTTAAGTAGCTCTCTGGATACGTTTGCAGAGTGGTGGTCCCGATAATGTACAGCAGAAGGGTGAGAAGTCGTCTGACATTACCCCTGGATATGTTTTAAGTGTACTTAGTAAGACAACTGTTAACACTGTATGTGAGTAAGAGATCAcaccttttgtttttcaaaaataaatgaggCAGGGTGGTAGGCGGGGATGGACCAGCTGTATGGGTAGTCATCTGTGTGGTTAGAGGCAATAcctacaggaagaaaaaaacacagcaatatttattaataaacaaTTCGATAGATGTTTTATGCAACAACAAGATCATGCAGATTAGCTTctcctaaaaaaggaaaaagcagCTCAGACATGAAGTTGCTGTAAATCTGCTTGTTTCTGCAGTTTCAGTGGTAACCACTCAGCAGGGAGCTCTGTGTCACTTCCTTAATTTGCTGCTGTGCCAGCATACCCTGCTTGTGAAGTTATGCTTTTTCCCTTGTAattaatcattcatttatttatttattatcctaCTGCTCAAATGCACTCGGgtcacggggggctggagccgatcccagctcacattgggcgagaggcgggtacaccctggacaagtctaaagactatcgcagggctgacacagagacaatcacactctcattcactcctacgggcaatttagagtcatcaattaaacctaagttgcatgtttttggactgtaggAGGAAGTCCCTCTAATAAGATTTGTattaaaagtgtattttattaaataggGGTGTGACGCTGCGAGATTAATCTCACCGATATTTCTTGTCGCTTTGAAAATCagtctcgcgagatttgtgaTTTATCCAAatttctatttgtgacctgtggaggcagcaaaatgaaaagaagaagaggaggagaaggaggagaagcagcaagcagccagaatgacgtcgcaggggccggcggctcgttaagagttgttgttttcttaaaatctcatctcgtgagctgagtgtatcgtcacacccctattaTTAAATGTTACCTGGATGAAATATCTTGCCCACAGACATGGTGATGTATCCTCTAGATTTAAAGTGCTGAGGCATGGTGGTGTAGTTTCCAGACTGGACTCTCCAGTAGGAGTTGAAGTCGTAGACCCTGGTGGTGTCTGGTCTCCGACTGGTCAACATTGACGTTCGGCTGGGAGCGCACACGGCttgctgagagagaaagaaaatgcacatttgaatatttccataagGTTATATTTCAGACATTAAACACATACACCAACTGACCTGAGCATATGCATTGAGGAAAACTTGACTTTTGGATGCCATCTGGTCAATGTTTGGTGATTTTACCAAAGAGTCGCCATAGCAGCCTAATGATGTCCGTAAATCATCGGCCATGATGAAAAGGACATTTCTCCTCtctgaaagcacacacacacacacacacacacacacacacacacacacacacagttagttcATGTTTCTTTTATTGCTCACAGCTTTCAAATGAACCTGTTAAGTATTGAGTTTAGGCAGTTTCCAGGTTGCTGCTAAGGAGAGCTTAATAGCAGCGAGGGCTGGGTGAttaatcagattttattttcaattaagaTTTTGGCTTCCAACTGTTAggaaaacaagataattgagATAAAAATGATTGTGTTGCACTCTGTTTAACTCATGGTGTTTCACGATGATGCTCTAAAAAGGTCTAATATAGTTTaccaaaaatgttgaatataatGTTTATGAGTTTTCAGTAGGTTATGGAAgtgcactattttttttattatttatttattttaact of Centropristis striata isolate RG_2023a ecotype Rhode Island chromosome 12, C.striata_1.0, whole genome shotgun sequence contains these proteins:
- the ids gene encoding iduronate 2-sulfatase, which produces MSICIRIWLLLLVLHTLAVSVAARRERRNVLFIMADDLRTSLGCYGDSLVKSPNIDQMASKSQVFLNAYAQQAVCAPSRTSMLTSRRPDTTRVYDFNSYWRVQSGNYTTMPQHFKSRGYITMSVGKIFHPGIASNHTDDYPYSWSIPAYHPASFIFEKQKMCKGDDGELHANLLCAVNVTEQPGGTLPDLESTDEAVRLLKSQANHDAPFFLAVGFHKPHIPFRIPQEYLSLYPIDQMTLAPDPSVPELLPPVAYNPWADVRRRDDVQKLNISFPYGPIPKDFQLRIRQHYYAAVSYMDAQVGRLLSTLDELELADSTMVVFTSDHGWSLGEHGEWAKYSNYDVATRVPLIFYVPGVTARRQRLSPVESTFPFIDVLTQSELSFKNDRVIRNMVELVDVFPTVSYLAGLRAPQPCPDISFQEQLCTDGDNLAYTFRHRERGEDEEDIAFSQYPRPADTPQVNSDLPDLKDIKVMGYSLRSWDYRYTLWLGFNPKTFQVNVSDVHAGELYMLAGDPGQDQNIYSDSDHGVMTTKMASLPPTASLQMRMRLQLLYLSAGRKTSRRKV